The Aethina tumida isolate Nest 87 chromosome 5, icAetTumi1.1, whole genome shotgun sequence genomic sequence AATACGTCAACGAaccaactaaaataaattctgaatTCAGTGTTTTTTTACGCGTGGCACCAATACTTAGTATATGTTTAGGAATATTGCTCCACCTCAATATCTTtatcaattttgtaatatctcaaaattataaattccatATAATCTTGGTAAAAGGATTTCAAGCATACAAattttacactaaaattaaatgtaatgtatatttttcagaacaCCTTAATGATAAGTGTTATGTTGACCTTATACTTGTATGTTAGTGACATATTTATGGATAAACTGgcttttaaaataagtgaaaCGTTGTTTAGTTTGTATGATAAGGCAAACTCTGGGGACCAATCAGCACTTCATATGCTTCTTTTGATTGAAGCTGATGTAAGTTATAAtatcaattgaattgtaaatatgttattcTTTAGGTCATAGATTGTTTACTGTACTAATATTTTGAACTCAATAATTGTtatgttttagtttaaatgtAGAGGAGTCGGCTACTtaacaagtaaaaataaaatggtaccATGCGACACTGTAACTTACAACTTTTTGTATTACTTCAATTTTACGATAATTGCTGTATCATTTAGTGCTTtggtaaaaaaaatcagtctaaaatgtgataaatatagtaattttatttacttacaggttattattatatacaattcatACTTAACATTATctttcaaaaatcaaaaatcgaAGTCATATTATAAGGACTATTCGGAGTGGGCAATACATGAAATTAGAAAACTAAACTCAAATATAGACACAATCACGTGACGGATTGAATAGCAACAGGAAacgagataataaataataagtttattctTTAATGTTTAGGACTGAGTTGAAAACAAGAAATTGGCTCGAATTCCACGTTCCTGGCGGACGTTattgttatgttatatttaaaataaattaacgaaaatatggctgtaacattttattttaataaattaaaaaataacttacacaacttatagatataaatttacattcaaatgaattgtatgcatatatcataatttattctgcaacacctataaaaatacaattaactttttataacaGTGTAACATTCAgtcgaaaatataatatattatatatatcaataaaatataaaaaatactgttgTAGATTTAGTTTTGGACTAGTGCTCTATTTACGAATGATTCCATTAATGCAGTTGTCACTAAAATTTGTACTAATAAGACAAC encodes the following:
- the LOC126265631 gene encoding uncharacterized protein LOC126265631 codes for the protein MFLICLGGFLDYTANKYVNEPTKINSEFSVFLRVAPILSICLGILLHLNIFINFVISQNYKFHIILNTLMISVMLTLYLYVSDIFMDKLAFKISETLFSLYDKANSGDQSALHMLLLIEADFKCRGVGYLTSKNKMVPCDTVTYNFLYYFNFTIIAVSFSALVIIIYNSYLTLSFKNQKSKSYYKDYSEWAIHEIRKLNSNIDTIT